The DNA window ACAGGCCCTGGTGGGGCAGGGAGAGGTCACTCTGTCCGATCTGCGACCACGAGCTCTCCTCTTTGGACCTCATCCCCCTGGTTTCCTGGCTGGCCCTAAAGGGCAGATGCAGGCACTGCAAGGGACAGATCTCCCTCAGATATCCCCTTGTGGAGCTGCTGTTCGCCCTGTGGACGGGAGCAGCCCTCGCCAGATGGGGGGCTACATTCGGAGGATTAGGTGCGGTCCTGGGAGGGTGGCTTATGATGCTAAACGCCATGACCGATCTGGACTCAGGCTACGTTTACGACAAGCTGGCGGCGACTATAGGGATCGTCGGCATCGCCATCAGGTTTTTTGGGGGATTGCCCGCTGTTCTCGACGGGGTTTACGGAGCGTTGGCAGGCGGAGGTGTCATAGCGGTCATAATAGTGATCAGTCGAGGGGGAATGGGCTGGGGCGATGCCACTTTGATGGCGGGAGCTGGCGTCCTCCTCGGCTGGAAAACCGCCTTTTTGGCGTCTTATCTCGGCTTTATGATAGGGGGAACGGTGGCACTGGCTATGATAGCCACGAAAAAGGCCGGCAGGAAAGACTCGGTACCTCTGGCGCCTTTCCTGGCGGCCGGCGTGATGATAGCCCTCATATGGGGCCCCTATATACTCGATTTCTGGTACTACACCCCCGGCTGGCCCTGGAGCTGACGGACCTGCAACCTATCGATCATGTAATCCAATGGCTCCGAGGAAGGCACGCCTTCCAGGTTGCGAAAGGAGTGATCCGCCCCTGGGACGACGTGAAAGGCCTTGTCCTCCGTCCCGGTTAGCTCGAAAAGCCGATAGGCTGAGTCTCTATCGAAAGTGCCGTCCATGTCGCCCCAGAAAAACCGGGCCCACCCTCGGTCTATGGACCGACAGGCCCGGTGGAGAACCTCTCTGTCGCATATGGAATCGATTATAGGCAGGTCCATATGAAAGGACGACTGGGGCTTAAGGGAATCGCCGCTGCCCGAGACAATGACCCCCTCTATTTCGCCGACCTCAGGAGGGGTGAACCCCTCCTCGAGGACCAGAGCTTCAGCCTGTCTACCGGCGATAATCAGCGAGTTTATGCCACCTAGGGAGAAACCCCACAGACAGACAGGAAGCCCTACGAAAGACCTGCGGACCTCCGCCAGACCGGACATCTGATCGTAAAGCTCCTGACGGTAGGTTTTGCCGGAGAAAGCGGATTGAACCCACATCTGAGGGTCGCTGAAGCCCCACTTATCCCGGACCTTTCTGCTGGTCTCTATGAGACAGACCGACGCCCCTTTGGCCAGTTTGTTCGCCAAAAGCCAGTATTTATCCCCCTCTTTTCGTGAAGCAGCGCCGTAAACCCCGTGAAAAAGGCAGATAACCCTGGAGGGATTCTCCCCCTCAACCGCGGTGATCCTGACGGTTTTATCGCCATAACTTCCTCTAGCCTCTATAAACGACAAGAAAAGCCCTCCTTATTCTCAAAATAAGTCCAAAACAACAGGAGGCAGGCCCATTCAGGCCCACCTCCCCTATAATCGGCGGTAATCTACCTATCGGCCTCCATAGGAACCTCTTCGGTGGAAAGCCAGCTCTCCCAGTCGAACTTAATCAGTCCGCTGGCTATATAGA is part of the Dethiosulfovibrio salsuginis genome and encodes:
- a CDS encoding prepilin peptidase codes for the protein MENIYLVSLGSVLGAIFGSFFNAIAIRTVENRPWWGRERSLCPICDHELSSLDLIPLVSWLALKGRCRHCKGQISLRYPLVELLFALWTGAALARWGATFGGLGAVLGGWLMMLNAMTDLDSGYVYDKLAATIGIVGIAIRFFGGLPAVLDGVYGALAGGGVIAVIIVISRGGMGWGDATLMAGAGVLLGWKTAFLASYLGFMIGGTVALAMIATKKAGRKDSVPLAPFLAAGVMIALIWGPYILDFWYYTPGWPWS
- a CDS encoding alpha/beta fold hydrolase: MSFIEARGSYGDKTVRITAVEGENPSRVICLFHGVYGAASRKEGDKYWLLANKLAKGASVCLIETSRKVRDKWGFSDPQMWVQSAFSGKTYRQELYDQMSGLAEVRRSFVGLPVCLWGFSLGGINSLIIAGRQAEALVLEEGFTPPEVGEIEGVIVSGSGDSLKPQSSFHMDLPIIDSICDREVLHRACRSIDRGWARFFWGDMDGTFDRDSAYRLFELTGTEDKAFHVVPGADHSFRNLEGVPSSEPLDYMIDRLQVRQLQGQPGV